TAAATTCAAAAATGATTTTATGGAGCTCCTAAAATCACGTCGATTTTATGCTAATAGAATTAATAACTAAGAACCCATTTTTATGCTAATGAAAGTTCCCAAAAATTGACTGTTTTTGTAAcgtatttgaattttaagagcattaatttaattcctaaaaatcagaaaaaattcatgaatattcatctaaactaatgtactaatttctaaaattatttaaaacCCTGAGTTACATGGGGAATTTTAGTGTTTAGTGTGTGCTGTGTATATACAGAGGATAAATATAGTTGTTGCAATATATCCATTGCAAAACCAAAAGTAGCTATTtgaaaaaactagccgttacaaataaaatataggtaAATGAGATTTGGAGAGTAGATTTAGCTAGTCTGCCAGATATGCTCTTATTAAGAGATTATGCATGTTTCTGAAGTGATTTTATATCTTCTTGAAGATCAACCAACATCTAGGAGGCTATTTGGTTAGGGGTCAAAGGGAGCCAAATCAAATTTTGATCGTGCTCTTGACATTCTGACCTTCGTTTGGTTTGAGACCAAAATTTAGTCATgccttaaaaaaaattggctgGCTAAAATTTTTCTATAGCGTTTCTGAGCAAATCTTGGACGGTTAAATCGTCCGTCAAATTTTTTGACTAGCTAAATTTTAGCTTGATCTCAAACCAAACGTTATTTTGGTAGCTAAAATTTGACCTCTGACCAAAATTTTGACTTGGCCTGCTGGGGCTAAAAACCAAACCGCCCCTAGAGCTTGAAGTTTGTTTGCTCCTGCTGACTCTGATCTTTGGTTAAGTTCATGATGCATTCAGTGACAATGTTTTTAGAGTAGAAAATATTAAATCTTCACATTGATGATATCGCGATGGAGAATGAGCTGAGCGACCTCAGCGCCCGCGTGGTGGACTAGAGGGACTATGAGCAGGCGGGGCGTGCATGAATGCTGATGGTATAAGCTCCCATAGATAGCAATgtacctcattagtgacggtacGATGGGTACATTTCGGTTTTGTACCTACCCGTCATAGTTGCGTGGTTACCAGTGTTAAAAAGAGCATGAGGTTGTTTGGTTAAGGGCCAAAGGGATCCAAGCTAAATTTTGATCGTGTCCTGAAAATTTGGTATCTGTTTGGTTTGATACCAAAATTTGGTCATAAGTTGAGAAATTTTTGGTCAGATAAAATTTTTCTATAGTATTTCTAGGTAAATCTCGGACAGTCAAATCATCCGCTAAATTTTTTAGCCaactaaattttaatttgatcTCGAACCGAACACCATTTTAACGATAAAAATTTAACAATTTTAGCTTAATCTCGTACTAAAAACACCAAACAGCCCCTATGTACACTCGCCCTATGGAGTGACTCCGAATCAGAAGGGACACGTGTCTTTCTATCTGGGTCCCGACGACCAGTATGGTAGACTGGTCCCGACCGCCTCCTCCGCAAAACCCCGCCTCGCCGCTCTCGGGAGGCGATTAGGGTTTCAACCCCACGCCTCGACGCGGCCGCTCGAATCCCTCCGCCAGCGGATCCCGGCTCCCGTGCTCGCTTCCACTCCGCCGCTGCTGGAGTCCCGTCCGCTCCGCCCTCCCAGTCGCCGTTGTCCTACGCCAGTCTCGCTGGCGCTCCGCTCCGCCGCGCTTGGTGTCTCGTCTCCGGCAACGTCgccgctagggttagggttcctgCAACCTACGCCccccgtcccccccccccccaaccgcCGCTCGCCGGAGAGCTCGACCTCACGGGGTTCTCCTCCCCTCGGGTAAGACGCTCTCCTCTCCTCGAGTCGATTCATTTTGCCCGATCTGGCGCTTGGTCTCAAGCAATGCTACTGGTTTAGGGGCCCTTCCCGTGCTTCCTCTTCGCCACATGCGCGATTTCGACTGTTTTGGGGTGCGGTTGGGGCTGAAATAGTGAGCTTTAGAGGTGCGCGCATCTGTGCGCCCCATATAGGGAATCGAGAATTTTCAGGTTGATTTGGTTCTTCATGTTGGCCACGTGGTGACCCGTCTTGCAACACTCTCATTCCGTTGTCTTTGTGAACCTCGAGTGCTATCTCTGGCAAAAGGCTAACTTTTACGCTCTGTTGTTGGCGCTTTGTGGATGGTTTAGACTGTAGAGTATAAGTGAAAATGATGTTACTGTTTATTGAGGGCAAGCGAGTTGTGCATGAACCACAGGCTTCTTCTAATGAGCGTTTGTTAGGCTTGTTCACCCCTACATTGATTTCTGTTTGGTGTGTAGGGTGCTTGCATTTATTTGAGGAATGATTCCTAGGTTACCATGTtgtaaaaatattaaatttcTAGTCCATGTAAGTTCATTTTACTTAGCTTGATGAACATTCCAAGTCATGTGGGGTCAATCTGTCATGGAAAATGTACTATAAGTCTATAATTAAGTCCACAGTTTTTCTGCTGTTAATTGAATGTGCTTATTTCAAACACAGAGTAATGAACACAAGGGAAAAGGGAAACATGTAAGTTGTGTGCAAGCATTTTGGTATAGTGAAGCTTAATTAGATTCGAGGTGTGTCATGGATGGCCACACCTATAGCCGGCACGCCAAGAAGCCTACCTCAGCTGGTCTAGGCGAGATGGTTAGCTAGTTAGATGTTTGTTCTTTGCTTGGAGGGTAACTTAATTAGTTTGCTTAGATAAGATTTGGTTTGTTTTAAGAGATTGATTTGTTAGGGGTTTGTGCTGCCCTTGCTCTATAAACGGGAGTTGGCTATTCTAAATAAAAGAACCAAAGAGATAAACCTATTTCAACTCTATCTTCTCCCTGGCTCACCAGTGCGGTATCTGATCATGGCTCCCAAGTTGCAATGATAAGGTTTAGGGCCACATCCTCCTACCCACCATGACTACGATTTAGGATCCAATCCACCCCATGGCACATAGGCCGTGACATGGTGCCCTTGTTATTTCATTTCCTATGCTGTCATTTGTTGATgcaaagctttttttttttgcatatcttAACGATGGTTCATATGCCAAGTTATAGGATATGTTGCCAAAATATTATGACTATCAATTACTGTTTTGCGTCTGATTATGTGATTTCTTTATGCTTGCTGTCAACCATTACTTCTAGTTCTTTCTGGACTGTCTGATGTTTGGACTCTACTAAAAATGAAATTCATTTTCTTGCATTGCTGGTCTGAGGCAATTCCACGATTAACTTGTTTTTATTCTCTTATTGATTTCAGTTGGAAGTTGTCAAGGAAACTTGTTCCACAGTGGTTTGTCTATTCTGTCGTATGAATCAGTTGCTTTTGAGGTATACCTCGTAGTTAACAATGCAAACAAGAAAAAAGGGTGCTGCACAATATGCAGCTGGGGATCATGCCAATTCTAAAATAAGCAAGCCATCCAGAAGAGCAACTCAGTTTGCTGCTGCTGAAAAGAAAGTAACTGATCTCATTACATCTTCTTCCAAGAAGCAGAAGTCTGGTAAAGTCTCACCTTTCATGTGGAATTTCTTATGTGAAAATGCTATGATTTGTTTTGCTTATATGTACAATTCATCAGGCAGAAAAAAAGCTTACTGATTACTTGCTTTATCCAATTGAGCTAGGAACGAACTTATTATTATACTATAGAAGGTAGTTTGTAGAAACTTGTGGCTGCTTTGTTTTATTCTCATTGCATTTGATTTGTAGTATGATATTGTCAACGTGAAGAAAGCCATTGCACTACGAGTACTTGCTACCCATTATAATTATTTTGACACAGTGCTTTGAGAAAAGGTTGGAGGTGACTCTGCCGCCTCTCTAGCTGCTAATATATGCTTTTGCTCTCACCTGTTACTTTTGATATTCTATCAGAAAGTTGATTTACTATTAGATGGGGCTTGATTGGTATATTTCTTTTGTTACCATGCAGTTGACTTTGCTTCCAAGAAGCATTCTAAAGGAGGAAGGAAGCTGTCAGTTGCATTTGACACAACTGATACTGAAAATGAAGCTCCTCAGGTGGCCCCTAGTATACCCCATGATCAGCAGGTAGAGTTCTTGGTTAAAATTAAACTGAACTTACTAAATTTGTTAGCTACTTACTCAATATCATTGTTGTTAATTTCTGCGAAGCAAAGAAGAGAAACGAAATGCTGATAATCTGATTGTCGTTCTGTACGTGGTTTGCTATACTAATGTTAAGTATTCGATAGGTATTGGCCAAATATGAGCTGCTCTTTTTGGCCAATTGCTTTTTATTACCTGTGGCGCACAGATGCACACCCTTGTTCTGGTGTTAGTTTTTTATTTACCAAGAACTAACAGAGGATAACCTTTTCTCTTATATTctttattagcatgcatgctCATGCATTTGTATTTATTGCCTGTGCCAGCACTCTGATGGTAATGCAGATGATCGTCCAAACAATTCCATATTCTCCCCTGCATATCATCATCACAAGGAAGGTGGTCTGAATAACTTCTCAAAAGGTACAGACTTAATAGAACTGTCAGATTCATAGCTCCTTGTCCTTTTCTGGTACAAGTTGACCATCGtagtattaatattttttctttgttaAATGAAGGTGTTTTTAGGCAGTGTCTTCTTCAATTCTTTGCTAAATTCTTTCGTTTAAAAAGTTAATGCATGTACCACCATAGTATCTTAGACTCttagtagtttttctttttaaaaatcaaaGGTCCTTTTAGGAAGTAACTTCTTTAACTCTTTGCTAATTTTTAAGTTTAATATATTGTAATACGACAAGTCTTTGGCTAGCAACATTTACTTGTTGATATTAACATTCAGCAGTGTGACCTTACCTGCCTGTATATACATCAGGCAGTCAATATCTTCAACAAAATGCTTTCAGTCAAATATCAATCGATAGTTCTCTGTTATGCACAGTTTTTTGAGCTGCGGCATATGATGTGTTCTCTTCATTGGTTCTTTTTTAGAGTGAGCCACAAACAGATAAAATGGTGGTAATTTGGCGTTAGATGGCAGTTCGTTTATAAACCATAATGATGATTGCAAGATGCCACCTCAAAGCTGTTGAATCCTGTTCTGGTTGTTTATCAGTCTCTGTTTCAAGTTGTTGGAGTCATTTGGTTTAATTAGattatgaagaaaatatatattgtcGTTCATTCTGAACTgttttgcaaaatttggtgattatcttgtAGTATTGTACTTATGCTTTACTCGATGATTTGTTTTCCTTTCTGGTTTCTTCTGACTCCTGTTATTCACTCCTGGATACATCCTTGGGGAACAATGTATGAGTGAATTATTTCTTTTTCAAGGGAATATTTTGATATACAGCTTTTGTGGTAGGAAATTTATAATTGGTTTCAGTTGCAATTGCATTCATATATGCCATCTGAACAATTGGATATCTCAATCTTCCTAGAAGTTTCTCTATCCACAAATGATCACATTGAAATAATTGAGAATatcaaatttaatttatttCCATAAAGTGTTGCAATCTGTGCAATTTTGAATAATGTATACTATGCTTTTGCATTCGCTGTTGCTTCTTGATTTGTGCGTGTTTCACATGACTGGTTTTTCTGACTTCCTGTGTTTCTGGAGCACTGGTATATCTAAATAATCTTTTGGTGGATGTGTTGATAATTTATGCATCATGCATGGTGTTTGCATGTGACATTAGTCGCGCCTATTCTGTTCATTTTCTTTCTCAGTCTGTGTTGTTTCATTACTTTATTGTTGATCATGCAGGCTTAGATCATAAAGGTGCTCCATTAGGTTCAGCTGGCTCGTTAGAAGAACAGACAACACATGCTCATGGTAGTAAGGAAACTACCCTAAAATCTGGTTCCAGTCATTATAGCGAATGCGATAACCTTGCATGTAACACTCGTGATGGGACAAGTTGCACACTCAATTTGCAAGCAACTGGGCAGAACACATTGCTTGAAGTGGATGAGTTCAGTGAACTGGGAAATCTTTCTTCAGAAGTGTCAGCAATATATCTTGCTATGCAGCAGTCTAAGTTGGAGTGCATTGATGAACACAGTCAAGATTCTACCTCAACAGAAGGTTATGTTGAAGCTGAGGAAACTGAGGAGTATGATGAATTTGATCCATATGCTTTTATCAAAGATTTACCTGATCTATCTATGGTGGTCCCCAAGTTTCGCCCTGTTCTCCTTCCAAAGCAAACCCGGAGTTGCCCCATGACTACTCTTGTACTTGATCTAGATGGTAAAACTACTGGCTAAGCACTAATAGTCTTCTATACTGTTCTAAAGCTTTTTTATGGCCATTTTTGTGAATAACGGCAATGAAAGCTGGTTATACGTATTATTTTGTTGTTCAGAGTTGCAAAATGTCCTGCTGCCTCTATAGTGCAAACTTTTAGAGTGAGAATCCATTTACTTAAAGAGTACTATTGGTGAAGGAATGAAATTAGCAAGATCTGGTCAGATATTATTGTAACCACAGCAATATTCCCTGCAGCTAGGGGTTGGTGAGCATGTGTATCTATCTATAGGGCTGAATCTGGTAGAATAGAAGACCGTTAAGGTTATTGTCTGCACACTGATGGATTTATCATGATTATATCACTATCATAGTCATTCAGAATTCAGATTCAACATATTTGCAGATCTTGGTTATTAGATTTTAATTGACATGTGCCTGCTGTGTGGCAGTAATCCTGCACTTAGTAGTTATTGCCTCCCAGAAACCTGCCTAATGCTTTGGGCACAAGCTTTTTATTTACTTCTGTTTCGCTTGCCTGTGCTCTCTTATGGCTAGTTGGATATAAGTTTGGAATTGTCATTCCTTGCCTATTTTGATGTCAATTTGTGTTTATCTATGGTATAATGCAGAAACACTCGTGCATTCAACTCTTGATCACTGTGAGGATGCTGATTTCACATTTCCAGTTCATTTTAACTTTAGGGAGCACACAATATATGTTCGATGCCGCCCCTATCTCAAAGAGTTCTTGGAGAGGGTTGCTAGCATGTTTGAGACAATTATATTCACTGCTAGTCAAAGCATTTATGCAGAACAACTTCTGAATGTTCTTGATCCTAAAAGAAAGTTGTTCCGTCATCGTGTTTATCGTGAGTCTTGTGTCTATGTGGAGGGCAACTACCTAAAGGATCTAACAGTGCTTGGACGTGACTTAACTCGCGTTATGATTGTTGATAATTCTCCTCAGGTACACACTATCATACCTTTTTCCTTTTCGCATAGAACTTTTTTCCattcaattttcttttctgtaaGCATCTTTATTTTATCCAGCCCAGTGGTGGCAATTTGTTTTCGCCAGTATACATGCTTAGAAGGTTCTGATTAAAACTGTTCACCATACTATGAATTGGTTGGGAATTCTCCCATGGCTTCTCAGAATTATTTGGAGAGCTAATATAAACAAATaagtagaatctttttgtataTCAGTATATCTGCAGTATTTTCTTAATGTATGGAATTAGCTTGCAGTTCACTATTTTGGGACTAGGGAGGATTTGAATCTAAAACTACTTTCCTACTTATAGGCCTTTGGGTTCCAGTTAGACAATGGCATTCCTATAGAAAGCTGGTTCGATGATCCTAATGATAAGGAGCTGCTGGAATTGCTCCCATTTCTAGAAAGCTTGGTTGGCGTTGAAGACGTTCGGCCTTATATAGCGAGGAAGTTCAACCTTCGGGAGAAGGTAGCTACTGCATCTTCTCTCACAATGGACATGCAAATGTGATCCACTGTTGCCAAGGATTATTTCCATGTTAAGGTGGTAGTAGTGATAAATGTAGAAAAAAGGCTGATATGGTGATTCTGTTGGCCGTAGTATCTCAGGATCCCCCCATGTTGCAATGTTGTATGTTTTGTCGACCGCCATGTACAATTTTCCGCGGCTGTAAGCTTTCTTACTAGAAACAAACCATCTTTGTATCATCATGTGTCCTCAGGGTGAAGGTCTTGTGCATTTTGCTTTCCTGCTTACatcatgtagattagttgaCATATTTAATCAGCAAGTTGTGGAGGAGGGACTCGATGCCAATCAAGCAAAGGAGCGTGCTTCGAATAACGCCGCATGACGTGGCCAAGAAATTTGGTGAGAACAATATCATAAGTGATTTTTCATCAACCTAAAGGAGGAATCATGCAGGACATAATGCCGCATGCCTAAACCTATATTTGGCTATTCATTAATATGTTAAAATGAATAAAAAGTAGGGTTGGATTTTCCAAACAGGATCGGTAACAGATGTTTTTTTTAGGAGAATTGATGTATCTAGGGTGTAGTGAATTTTCTGTTTTTCCGCTAAAAAGCTGATCATGACTGCCTGTATTTGTAAGTGCGGAATTTCCTAAAAGACAAGTCGCACATGTGGTATGAACTTTGGGGACTAGGCACGCTAGTGGTTCTCTATCTAGTTGATCTTCTCGTGTATCACCATCACATGGCCACATGACATGGGATCCACATCCACACCTTTTACAGTTGCCCGTTACCTtccaagagggatgcaatggaCACTTCAACTTGGGCCCTTGACATTTTGGAAATTAGTGGGATCTAAACACTTTGGTTAAAATATTTTCCTATAGAATTCGTACAATTTGAAATTACTTGTTAGGTTCCAAAGATTCGTTTTTCGTTGTGAAGACCAAAGAGGGTCCTAATCTTCTAGACTATCATCGTAGCGAAATCTTAGTTATAGCAAGCAAGGATGTATATATGTATCAAAACATTAATAGCAGTTGCTACATGAAAATTTGCATTACGGTAACAACCATCCCATCACTGGAAGCAAGAAGCTACCTCCATgtccgccggcggcggccgccgatCGCACTGCACCGGCGGAGGTGAGGGCCTGCTGTCCGGTGCTCTGCCGTCACCTCGGGCGCTGCAGCGGTGGCCGTCCTGAACGACCTGAGGCTACAGTGCGCGGCGCCACTGCCGCTGCTGCGACGCGTGGCCGACGCCAAGCACGCCGGCGAGCTCAAGATGATTCCTAGCTACGTCTACTCACTCCCCACCGGGTATTTGACACCACAGCTATCTGAAACAGGATTTGTTTGACTTTAATCACGGCCGGGTTATCACAATTTGTTGCGAAGGgaattgtttttcttctttagGGAACGATGACCAAACATATCAGAATGGAAGAGGGAGATACTCCTGGAACCTCTGCTAGAGCACGTTATTGGGATGATGATGTGGTGGCCGCTGTAATTTTTGGCACAGGCACAAATGCCTGCATATTGAGCGAACTGATGCTATCCAAAGTTGCAACACCTACAGCTTGGAGTAGGAAACACGGTTTGTCATAAATAGACACCGTATTTTGTTCATTTCAAAGATGGATGCAATTCGTCTCCATACTGTTCGTCAGAAAGAAGTTTAATGAGATTGTGAAATTTTCTTGAATCAAATCTCTTTACTGCAGATTATCAACACTGAATGGGGAGCTTTCTGAGACAGGCTTCCATTGACTGAATTTGACAGAGATATGGATGCTGATAGTATAAATCCTGGTGAAcaggtaaaaaaaatcattaaggATGGTTCACAAATCAGATTTTGGAAAGATATTTGGCTGAGTACTTAGATCCTGAGAAACCAATATCCTTGCCTCTGTAATATTGTTAGTAATAAACACGGTACAATAGCTAACATTCTATaatctttttcaccaaataTTGCTTTCTGTCGGAACTTGAGCGGACCTAAATTGATAGTGTAGAATGTTTTGCTTCCTCGCTTTATCAATATCAATCTAACACAAGAATCTgccgattttttttatagaagttGAACAAATTTGGAAAATTCTCGGTGCAGTCGCTGTACCGGGCATTTATAAATAATAAAGAACCAAatagaaacaagaaaatctaGAAGCTAAAGATaccgttaaaaataaaaatttcattTGGTACCATCGCAAAGgggttctttaaaaaaaagataatctcTTCAAGAGACAATGATAAGATAGTCAAAAGTGTTGcttttatcaaaaaaataagataattaagcatCTCTTTTTTTATTACCATTTTGCAAGATTGCATGGTTTATCATTCAAGTGGTATCTAACCTATACCTGCCGAGAAGTGTTTCAAATATATTTGGCAATCGGCTTAGTGGGATTAGTAGGAATTGGAAAGCTAAAATAAAGGTTGCGACAACAACATTTTATTGGTCGTTGTGGCTATATAGAAATGACATAGTatttaataagagaaaaattaacTCTCATTTGCAGGTTATCTATACTTGTATGTAGTTGCTCTGTTCGTGAGAAGTGTTCCAAATATGTTTGCCAAGGATTGTTTCCATGTTAAGGTGGTAGTAGGGATAAATGTAGAAAAAGGGCTGATATGGTGATTCTGTAGGCCGTAGTATCTCAGGATCCCCCCATGTTGCAATGTTGTATGTTTTGTCGGCCGCCATGTACAATTTTCCGCGGCTGTAAACTTTCTTACTAGAAACAAACCATCTCTGTATCATCATATGTGTCCTCAGGGTGAAGGTCCTGTGCATTTTGTTTTCCTGCTCACatcatgtagattagttgaCATATTTAATCAGCAAGTTGTGGAGGAGGGACTCGATGCCAATCAAGCAAAGGAGCATGCTTCCAAGAACGTCGCATGCCGTGGCCAAGAAATTTGGTGAGAACAATATCAGAAGTGATTTTTCATCAACCCAAAGGAAGAAGCATGCGGGACATGCCGCATGCCTAAACCTACACTGGGTACAACATTAAGGGTATATTGGCTATTCATTAATATGTTAAAATGAATAAAAAGTAGGATTGGATTTTCCAAACAGGATCGGCAACAGATGTTTTTTAAGAGAATTGATGTATCCAGGGTGtatgtgatttttttgtttttccgcGAAAAAGCTTATCATGACTGCTTGTATTTGTAAGTCCCGCACACGAGGTTTGAACTTTGGGGACTCGACAAGCTAGTGATTCTCTATCTAGTAGATATTCTCGTGCATCATCATCTCATGGTGGCCACATGACATGGGATCCACACCTTTTACAATTGGCCCTTACCTTCCAAGAGGCATGCAATGGACACTTTAACTTGGTCctttgatattttggaaattagTAGGATCTGAAATGATGCACTAGCATGCATGACCTCATGCTCATTCCATAGGACACTACCCCACAACGGgtatttatagatatatttgAAACCCTATCACATATGGTTATAGGTTCTGTTTCTATAAAAGTATCTGTGATATCGAGTTTGTTATAAACATTTTTAGAACTATCTGCAATACACTTACACACAGACGAATTTTCTAGATAACCATCTGTGCGTAGTAAGAGTCACAGACGGTGTTTGTTTAAACACATCTGTGTGTACTAAGAGTCACAGACAGATTTTGTTTGAACCCGATTGTGTTAATTATCACagacagattttttttaaaaaataaacgtTTGTGTATCCCTTTccccctataagcaaatttgcttgcTTATAGGGGAAAATGATCACACAGATAGAAACTTTATGATTCTCAAATtaaatatattgataaattatttaGAACATCAATCACACATTATTCTGAACACAAAACATaggcatttacatatcacagGTTAAGaaatcacacattattcagaacaagtaaacctagctagctatacatcattggttAATCGACGTTgtattccaaaaggatgaaatgattaATATCATGGCGACGTCGTCTTCCAAAAAGACACAAAGTGATCGATAAACTTGGGTCGATCGACACCGTCTTTTAAAAACAtaagatgatagacatcatcttaGCCTCTTGCATTTCATCACAAATTCAAcctaagcatcatcttcaatcagTAGCTTGTTGTCATCTGGATTTAGTTGCACCTTGACTATCTCACACGTATGAGCCATAAACAGACTATGTTGCTGCCAACCACCAACCATGGTTCAGTAACAAATGGGCATTCAAGCCTATCTTGTAGTTGACAAAAATGTCTCTATTCTAACgaacaacaatggagaaatttctATCTGGTAGAACAAAATCACTACGTTAGAacatcacattagtgatgggtgataaccgtcattagtgatggaccCTAGACCCGTCACTCCAAACGCGTCACTAATAATgacatattagtgatggatgcccacttgtcactaatgatagtcattagtgatgga
This genomic window from Phragmites australis chromosome 7, lpPhrAust1.1, whole genome shotgun sequence contains:
- the LOC133923854 gene encoding uncharacterized protein LOC133923854, with translation MQTRKKGAAQYAAGDHANSKISKPSRRATQFAAAEKKVTDLITSSSKKQKSVDFASKKHSKGGRKLSVAFDTTDTENEAPQVAPSIPHDQQHSDGNADDRPNNSIFSPAYHHHKEGGLNNFSKGLDHKGAPLGSAGSLEEQTTHAHGSKETTLKSGSSHYSECDNLACNTRDGTSCTLNLQATGQNTLLEVDEFSELGNLSSEVSAIYLAMQQSKLECIDEHSQDSTSTEGYVEAEETEEYDEFDPYAFIKDLPDLSMVVPKFRPVLLPKQTRSCPMTTLVLDLDETLVHSTLDHCEDADFTFPVHFNFREHTIYVRCRPYLKEFLERVASMFETIIFTASQSIYAEQLLNVLDPKRKLFRHRVYRESCVYVEGNYLKDLTVLGRDLTRVMIVDNSPQAFGFQLDNGIPIESWFDDPNDKELLELLPFLESLVGVEDVRPYIARKFNLREKVATASSLTMDMQM